In Perognathus longimembris pacificus isolate PPM17 chromosome 3, ASM2315922v1, whole genome shotgun sequence, a single window of DNA contains:
- the Pram1 gene encoding PML-RARA-regulated adapter molecule 1 isoform X3 has product MSPQGSHQDFRSLQAKFQASQPQPSELPKKHPKPEFNKFPKKFLSPEFTEFPKKPSKLELSGVSKKSQQFEDPSCPRKPLQPGAGEATQTSQPEPPVLGQKLLQPQLSHPTRPPSEAKPSVLPKKFQQPGASQAPQKPSPAESSTFPKKPPQPQAGGLIRKSLPQPQFSQGPPLSPLKPGPSEPHPNSPQPDFSPSPRKSQPSQASGSPKKFLPQFESSEVPLTPPWKPEPCDPQSHAPQQEFSTFPKKLPQPSDLPRKRPQPEFGDLARTSSEPQVSVIPKRPQQLEFKVLSKKHPQTVVGGIPRTSSEPEFSSLPKKFPQPEHQGSHRKFSQPEPNAGFKKPPTHSEPFRGFPQKPPLPGWASESSLPSAIAGSSPRSGLAGTPRWRSDDLQAQHPPRRRPLPPANSLGSPPVKPPLPPGPLDIQSFRRLSAAGTAGRGTCSSVGIHFQAQQPKDIPPDPEEIYELYDHVEPTDDPGPRGRDKVVSTQPATKMPQDPKLRKEKVPSQQLLAMDPKQLKQIRKAEKAEKEFRKKFKFEGEIVIHTRMMIDPNAKTRRGGGKHLGIRRGEILEVIEFTNKEEMLCRDPKGKYGYVPRTALLPLETEVYDDVGFWGM; this is encoded by the exons ATGTCCCCCCAGGGGAGTCATCAGGATTTCCGGAGCCTCCAAGCCAAGTTCCAGGCCTCTCAGCCACAGCCCAGTGAACTCCCCAAAAAACATCCAAAGCCTGAATTCAACAAATTCCCAAAGAAGTTTTTGTCGCCGGAATTTACTGAGTTCCCCAAGAAGCCCTCCAAACTTGAGCTCAGTGGAGTCTCAAAGAAGTCCCAGCAATTCGAGGATCCATCATGTCCCAGGAAACCCCTGCAGCCCGGGGCTGGAGAAGCCACACAAACCTCGCAGCCAGAGCCTCCTGTACTTGGCCAGAAGCTCCTGCAGCCCCAACTCAGCCACCCCACCAGACCCCCCTCAGAAGCCAAGCCGAGTGTACTACCCAAGAAATTCCAGCAACCCGGGGCCAGCCAGGCCCCTCAGAAGCCCTCACCAGCTGAGTCTAGCACCTTCCCCAAGAagcctccccagccccaagctggaGGCCTCATCAGGAAGTCCTTGCCACAGCCTCAGTTCAGCCAGGGCCCCCCACTGTCCCCTTTAAAGCCAGGGCCCAGTGAACCCCATCCCAACTCCCCACAGCCTGACTTCAGCCCTTCTCCCAGGaagtcccagccatcccaggccaGTGGGTCCCCCAAGAAGTTCTTGCCACAGTTTGAGTCCAGTGAGGTCCCTCTGACACCCCCCTGGAAGCCTGAACCCTGTGACCCCCAATCCCATGCCCCCCAACAGGAATTTAGTACATTTCCCAAGAAGCTCCCCCAGCCAAGTGACCTCCCCAGGAAGCGCCCCCAGCCTGAGTTTGGTGACCTGGCCAGGACCTCCTCAGAGCCCCAAGTCAGTGTAATTCCCAAGAGGCCACAACAGCTGGAGTTCAAGGTGCTTTCCAAGAAGCACCCCCAGACTGTGGTGGGTGGTATCCCCAGGACCTCCTCTGAGCCTGAATTCAGCTCACTCCCCAAGAAGTTTCCACAGCCTGAACATCAGGGGTCACACCGCAAGTTCTCACAGCCTGAGCCCAATGCTGGGTTTAAGAAACCCCCCACTCATTCTGAGCCCTTTAGGGGTTTCCCTCAAAAGCCACCACTCCCTGGCTGGGCTTCTGAGAGCTCACTGCCTTCTGCCATAGCAGGCTCCAGCCCTAGGTCTGGCCTGGCTGGAACCCCCCGCTGGAGGTCAGATGATCTTCAGGCCCAACACCCACCCCGACGGAGGCCTCTGCCACCTGCCAACAGCCTGGGATCCCCTCCAGTCAAACCCCCACTGCCTCCTGGCCCCCTAGATATCCAGAGTTTTCGGAGACTGTCAGCAGCAGGCACAG CTGGAAGAGGAACCTGCTCTTCAGTTGGGATCCATTTCCAAGCCCAACAGCCTAAGGACATCCCACC AGACCCCGAGGAGATCTATGAGTTATACGACCATGTGGAACCTACAGATgacccaggccccaggggcaGAG ATAAAGTGGTGTCTACACAGCCAGCAACCAAGATGCCACAAGACCCAAAGCTCAG GAAAGAGAAGGTACCATCACAGCAGTTGCTGGCCATGGACCCGAAGCAGCTGAAGCAGATCAGGAAGGCagagaaagcagagaaagagTTTCGGAAGAAGTTCAAG TTTGAAGGCGAAATCGTGATTCACACAAGAATGATGATCGACCCCAATGCTAAGACTCGGCGTGGGGGTGGCAAGCACCTGGGAATCCGGCGTGGAGAGATCCTGGAGGTGATCGAGTTCACCAACAAGGAGGAGATGCTGTGCAGGGACCCCAAGGGCAAAT ATGGCTATGTGCCCAGGACCGCGCTCCTGCCCCT GGAAACGGAAGTATATGACGACGTTGGATTTTGGGGTATGTAG
- the Pram1 gene encoding PML-RARA-regulated adapter molecule 1 isoform X1, which yields MSPQGSHQDFRSLQAKFQASQPQPSELPKKHPKPEFNKFPKKFLSPEFTEFPKKPSKLELSGVSKKSQQFEDPSCPRKPLQPGAGEATQTSQPEPPVLGQKLLQPQLSHPTRPPSEAKPSVLPKKFQQPGASQAPQKPSPAESSTFPKKPPQPQAGGLIRKSLPQPQFSQGPPLSPLKPGPSEPHPNSPQPDFSPSPRKSQPSQASGSPKKFLPQFESSEVPLTPPWKPEPCDPQSHAPQQEFSTFPKKLPQPSDLPRKRPQPEFGDLARTSSEPQVSVIPKRPQQLEFKVLSKKHPQTVVGGIPRTSSEPEFSSLPKKFPQPEHQGSHRKFSQPEPNAGFKKPPTHSEPFRGFPQKPPLPGWASESSLPSAIAGSSPRSGLAGTPRWRSDDLQAQHPPRRRPLPPANSLGSPPVKPPLPPGPLDIQSFRRLSAAGTAGRGTCSSVGIHFQAQQPKDIPPDPEEIYELYDHVEPTDDPGPRGRDKVVSTQPATKMPQDPKLRKEKVPSQQLLAMDPKQLKQIRKAEKAEKEFRKKFKFEGEIVIHTRMMIDPNAKTRRGGGKHLGIRRGEILEVIEFTNKEEMLCRDPKGKYGYVPRTALLPLETEVYDDVGFWDPLDNQPFPRAQ from the exons ATGTCCCCCCAGGGGAGTCATCAGGATTTCCGGAGCCTCCAAGCCAAGTTCCAGGCCTCTCAGCCACAGCCCAGTGAACTCCCCAAAAAACATCCAAAGCCTGAATTCAACAAATTCCCAAAGAAGTTTTTGTCGCCGGAATTTACTGAGTTCCCCAAGAAGCCCTCCAAACTTGAGCTCAGTGGAGTCTCAAAGAAGTCCCAGCAATTCGAGGATCCATCATGTCCCAGGAAACCCCTGCAGCCCGGGGCTGGAGAAGCCACACAAACCTCGCAGCCAGAGCCTCCTGTACTTGGCCAGAAGCTCCTGCAGCCCCAACTCAGCCACCCCACCAGACCCCCCTCAGAAGCCAAGCCGAGTGTACTACCCAAGAAATTCCAGCAACCCGGGGCCAGCCAGGCCCCTCAGAAGCCCTCACCAGCTGAGTCTAGCACCTTCCCCAAGAagcctccccagccccaagctggaGGCCTCATCAGGAAGTCCTTGCCACAGCCTCAGTTCAGCCAGGGCCCCCCACTGTCCCCTTTAAAGCCAGGGCCCAGTGAACCCCATCCCAACTCCCCACAGCCTGACTTCAGCCCTTCTCCCAGGaagtcccagccatcccaggccaGTGGGTCCCCCAAGAAGTTCTTGCCACAGTTTGAGTCCAGTGAGGTCCCTCTGACACCCCCCTGGAAGCCTGAACCCTGTGACCCCCAATCCCATGCCCCCCAACAGGAATTTAGTACATTTCCCAAGAAGCTCCCCCAGCCAAGTGACCTCCCCAGGAAGCGCCCCCAGCCTGAGTTTGGTGACCTGGCCAGGACCTCCTCAGAGCCCCAAGTCAGTGTAATTCCCAAGAGGCCACAACAGCTGGAGTTCAAGGTGCTTTCCAAGAAGCACCCCCAGACTGTGGTGGGTGGTATCCCCAGGACCTCCTCTGAGCCTGAATTCAGCTCACTCCCCAAGAAGTTTCCACAGCCTGAACATCAGGGGTCACACCGCAAGTTCTCACAGCCTGAGCCCAATGCTGGGTTTAAGAAACCCCCCACTCATTCTGAGCCCTTTAGGGGTTTCCCTCAAAAGCCACCACTCCCTGGCTGGGCTTCTGAGAGCTCACTGCCTTCTGCCATAGCAGGCTCCAGCCCTAGGTCTGGCCTGGCTGGAACCCCCCGCTGGAGGTCAGATGATCTTCAGGCCCAACACCCACCCCGACGGAGGCCTCTGCCACCTGCCAACAGCCTGGGATCCCCTCCAGTCAAACCCCCACTGCCTCCTGGCCCCCTAGATATCCAGAGTTTTCGGAGACTGTCAGCAGCAGGCACAG CTGGAAGAGGAACCTGCTCTTCAGTTGGGATCCATTTCCAAGCCCAACAGCCTAAGGACATCCCACC AGACCCCGAGGAGATCTATGAGTTATACGACCATGTGGAACCTACAGATgacccaggccccaggggcaGAG ATAAAGTGGTGTCTACACAGCCAGCAACCAAGATGCCACAAGACCCAAAGCTCAG GAAAGAGAAGGTACCATCACAGCAGTTGCTGGCCATGGACCCGAAGCAGCTGAAGCAGATCAGGAAGGCagagaaagcagagaaagagTTTCGGAAGAAGTTCAAG TTTGAAGGCGAAATCGTGATTCACACAAGAATGATGATCGACCCCAATGCTAAGACTCGGCGTGGGGGTGGCAAGCACCTGGGAATCCGGCGTGGAGAGATCCTGGAGGTGATCGAGTTCACCAACAAGGAGGAGATGCTGTGCAGGGACCCCAAGGGCAAAT ATGGCTATGTGCCCAGGACCGCGCTCCTGCCCCT GGAAACGGAAGTATATGACGACGTTGGATTTTGGG ATCCTCTGGACAACCAACCATTTCCCAGGGCACAATAG
- the Pram1 gene encoding PML-RARA-regulated adapter molecule 1 isoform X2 yields the protein MGSHQDFRSLQAKFQASQPQPSELPKKHPKPEFNKFPKKFLSPEFTEFPKKPSKLELSGVSKKSQQFEDPSCPRKPLQPGAGEATQTSQPEPPVLGQKLLQPQLSHPTRPPSEAKPSVLPKKFQQPGASQAPQKPSPAESSTFPKKPPQPQAGGLIRKSLPQPQFSQGPPLSPLKPGPSEPHPNSPQPDFSPSPRKSQPSQASGSPKKFLPQFESSEVPLTPPWKPEPCDPQSHAPQQEFSTFPKKLPQPSDLPRKRPQPEFGDLARTSSEPQVSVIPKRPQQLEFKVLSKKHPQTVVGGIPRTSSEPEFSSLPKKFPQPEHQGSHRKFSQPEPNAGFKKPPTHSEPFRGFPQKPPLPGWASESSLPSAIAGSSPRSGLAGTPRWRSDDLQAQHPPRRRPLPPANSLGSPPVKPPLPPGPLDIQSFRRLSAAGTAGRGTCSSVGIHFQAQQPKDIPPDPEEIYELYDHVEPTDDPGPRGRDKVVSTQPATKMPQDPKLRKEKVPSQQLLAMDPKQLKQIRKAEKAEKEFRKKFKFEGEIVIHTRMMIDPNAKTRRGGGKHLGIRRGEILEVIEFTNKEEMLCRDPKGKYGYVPRTALLPLETEVYDDVGFWDPLDNQPFPRAQ from the exons GGGAGTCATCAGGATTTCCGGAGCCTCCAAGCCAAGTTCCAGGCCTCTCAGCCACAGCCCAGTGAACTCCCCAAAAAACATCCAAAGCCTGAATTCAACAAATTCCCAAAGAAGTTTTTGTCGCCGGAATTTACTGAGTTCCCCAAGAAGCCCTCCAAACTTGAGCTCAGTGGAGTCTCAAAGAAGTCCCAGCAATTCGAGGATCCATCATGTCCCAGGAAACCCCTGCAGCCCGGGGCTGGAGAAGCCACACAAACCTCGCAGCCAGAGCCTCCTGTACTTGGCCAGAAGCTCCTGCAGCCCCAACTCAGCCACCCCACCAGACCCCCCTCAGAAGCCAAGCCGAGTGTACTACCCAAGAAATTCCAGCAACCCGGGGCCAGCCAGGCCCCTCAGAAGCCCTCACCAGCTGAGTCTAGCACCTTCCCCAAGAagcctccccagccccaagctggaGGCCTCATCAGGAAGTCCTTGCCACAGCCTCAGTTCAGCCAGGGCCCCCCACTGTCCCCTTTAAAGCCAGGGCCCAGTGAACCCCATCCCAACTCCCCACAGCCTGACTTCAGCCCTTCTCCCAGGaagtcccagccatcccaggccaGTGGGTCCCCCAAGAAGTTCTTGCCACAGTTTGAGTCCAGTGAGGTCCCTCTGACACCCCCCTGGAAGCCTGAACCCTGTGACCCCCAATCCCATGCCCCCCAACAGGAATTTAGTACATTTCCCAAGAAGCTCCCCCAGCCAAGTGACCTCCCCAGGAAGCGCCCCCAGCCTGAGTTTGGTGACCTGGCCAGGACCTCCTCAGAGCCCCAAGTCAGTGTAATTCCCAAGAGGCCACAACAGCTGGAGTTCAAGGTGCTTTCCAAGAAGCACCCCCAGACTGTGGTGGGTGGTATCCCCAGGACCTCCTCTGAGCCTGAATTCAGCTCACTCCCCAAGAAGTTTCCACAGCCTGAACATCAGGGGTCACACCGCAAGTTCTCACAGCCTGAGCCCAATGCTGGGTTTAAGAAACCCCCCACTCATTCTGAGCCCTTTAGGGGTTTCCCTCAAAAGCCACCACTCCCTGGCTGGGCTTCTGAGAGCTCACTGCCTTCTGCCATAGCAGGCTCCAGCCCTAGGTCTGGCCTGGCTGGAACCCCCCGCTGGAGGTCAGATGATCTTCAGGCCCAACACCCACCCCGACGGAGGCCTCTGCCACCTGCCAACAGCCTGGGATCCCCTCCAGTCAAACCCCCACTGCCTCCTGGCCCCCTAGATATCCAGAGTTTTCGGAGACTGTCAGCAGCAGGCACAG CTGGAAGAGGAACCTGCTCTTCAGTTGGGATCCATTTCCAAGCCCAACAGCCTAAGGACATCCCACC AGACCCCGAGGAGATCTATGAGTTATACGACCATGTGGAACCTACAGATgacccaggccccaggggcaGAG ATAAAGTGGTGTCTACACAGCCAGCAACCAAGATGCCACAAGACCCAAAGCTCAG GAAAGAGAAGGTACCATCACAGCAGTTGCTGGCCATGGACCCGAAGCAGCTGAAGCAGATCAGGAAGGCagagaaagcagagaaagagTTTCGGAAGAAGTTCAAG TTTGAAGGCGAAATCGTGATTCACACAAGAATGATGATCGACCCCAATGCTAAGACTCGGCGTGGGGGTGGCAAGCACCTGGGAATCCGGCGTGGAGAGATCCTGGAGGTGATCGAGTTCACCAACAAGGAGGAGATGCTGTGCAGGGACCCCAAGGGCAAAT ATGGCTATGTGCCCAGGACCGCGCTCCTGCCCCT GGAAACGGAAGTATATGACGACGTTGGATTTTGGG ATCCTCTGGACAACCAACCATTTCCCAGGGCACAATAG